One part of the Oncorhynchus kisutch isolate 150728-3 linkage group LG22, Okis_V2, whole genome shotgun sequence genome encodes these proteins:
- the samtor gene encoding S-adenosylmethionine sensor upstream of mTORC1 isoform X3: protein MRNLADNHWAKTCEGEGRIEWCRSVCQEYFQDGGMKRMLEKDEKSARLAMAMSATALSDQPYSSSIPRSIPQLGKMRLLDVGSCFNPFLKFDEFLTVGIDIVPAVESVYKCDFLNLQLQQPLQLAGDTVEAFLRQLRSPIDSLPAQLFHVVVFSLLLSYFPSPYQRWICCKKAHELLELHGLLLIITPDSSHQNRHTLMMRSWRVAVESLGFRRCKYIKFSHMHLIAFRKVSLATTSDLVSRNYPEMLYIPQDFQSPEEEDYTDVPVQVRSDFEDDQLAWGFMELPDTPYDSDSGESQSSSVPFLHELEDPILLQS from the exons ATGAGGAACCTGGCTGACAACCACTGGGCCAAGACCTGCGAGGGAGAGGGACGCATCGAGTGGTGTCGCAG TGTTTGCCAGGAGTATTTTCAGGATGGTGGGATGAAAAGAATGTTGGAGAAGGATGAGAAGAGTGCCAGGCTTGCCATGGCCATGTCGGCCACAGCTCTGAGTGACCAGCCCTATAGCTCCTCTATCcccag GTCCATCCCCCAGCTTGGTAAAATGAGGCTGCTGGACGTTGGCAGCTGTTTTAACCCCTTCCTGAAGTTTGACGAGTTCCTCACAGTCGGTATTGACATAGTGCCTGCGGTCGAG AGTGTATACAAGTGTGACTTCCTCAACCTCCAGCTCCAGCAGCCTCTGCAACTGGCTGGTGACACAGTGGAAGCCTTCCTGAGACAGCTGCGTAGCCCCATTGACTCCCTGCCCGCCCAGCTCTTCCACGTAGTGGtcttctctctgctcctgtcCTACTTCCCCTCGCCTTACCAGCGCTGGATCTGCTGCAAGAAGGCCCACGAGCTGCTGGAACTGCACGGCCTGCTGCTCATCATCACCCCAGACTCCTCCCACCAGAACCGCCACACCCTCATGATGCGCAGCTGGCGTGTGGCGGTGGAGTCGCTTGGCTTCAGGCGCTGCAAGTACATCAAGTTCTCCCACATGCACCTCATCGCCTTCCGCAAGGTGTCCCTGGCCACCACCAGCGACCTGGTCAGCCGTAACTACCCCGAGATGCTCTACATTCCTCAGGACTTCCAATCCCCCGAGGAGGAGGACTACACCGACGTGCCAGTTCAGGTGCGCTCCGACTTCGAGGACGACCAGCTGGCGTGGGGCTTCATGGAGCTGCCCGACACGCCATATGACTCGGATAGCGGAGAGAGCCAGAGCAGCTCTGTGCCCTTCCTACACGAGCTGGAGGACCCCATTCTACTGCAGAGCTGA
- the samtor gene encoding S-adenosylmethionine sensor upstream of mTORC1 isoform X2 → MGDFEKIWREHCEDEQTLSEYALAMRNLADNHWAKTCEGEGRIEWCRSVCQEYFQDGGMKRMLEKDEKSARLAMAMSATALSDQPYSSSIPRSIPQLGKMRLLDVGSCFNPFLKFDEFLTVGIDIVPAVESVYKCDFLNLQLQQPLQLAGDTVEAFLRQLRSPIDSLPAQLFHVVVFSLLLSYFPSPYQRWICCKKAHELLELHGLLLIITPDSSHQNRHTLMMRSWRVAVESLGFRRCKYIKFSHMHLIAFRKVSLATTSDLVSRNYPEMLYIPQDFQSPEEEDYTDVPVQVRSDFEDDQLAWGFMELPDTPYDSDSGESQSSSVPFLHELEDPILLQS, encoded by the exons A TGGGGGATTTTGAGAAGATCTGGCGAGAGCACTGTGAAGATGAACAGACTCTGAGTGAATACGCCCTGGCCATGAGGAACCTGGCTGACAACCACTGGGCCAAGACCTGCGAGGGAGAGGGACGCATCGAGTGGTGTCGCAG TGTTTGCCAGGAGTATTTTCAGGATGGTGGGATGAAAAGAATGTTGGAGAAGGATGAGAAGAGTGCCAGGCTTGCCATGGCCATGTCGGCCACAGCTCTGAGTGACCAGCCCTATAGCTCCTCTATCcccag GTCCATCCCCCAGCTTGGTAAAATGAGGCTGCTGGACGTTGGCAGCTGTTTTAACCCCTTCCTGAAGTTTGACGAGTTCCTCACAGTCGGTATTGACATAGTGCCTGCGGTCGAG AGTGTATACAAGTGTGACTTCCTCAACCTCCAGCTCCAGCAGCCTCTGCAACTGGCTGGTGACACAGTGGAAGCCTTCCTGAGACAGCTGCGTAGCCCCATTGACTCCCTGCCCGCCCAGCTCTTCCACGTAGTGGtcttctctctgctcctgtcCTACTTCCCCTCGCCTTACCAGCGCTGGATCTGCTGCAAGAAGGCCCACGAGCTGCTGGAACTGCACGGCCTGCTGCTCATCATCACCCCAGACTCCTCCCACCAGAACCGCCACACCCTCATGATGCGCAGCTGGCGTGTGGCGGTGGAGTCGCTTGGCTTCAGGCGCTGCAAGTACATCAAGTTCTCCCACATGCACCTCATCGCCTTCCGCAAGGTGTCCCTGGCCACCACCAGCGACCTGGTCAGCCGTAACTACCCCGAGATGCTCTACATTCCTCAGGACTTCCAATCCCCCGAGGAGGAGGACTACACCGACGTGCCAGTTCAGGTGCGCTCCGACTTCGAGGACGACCAGCTGGCGTGGGGCTTCATGGAGCTGCCCGACACGCCATATGACTCGGATAGCGGAGAGAGCCAGAGCAGCTCTGTGCCCTTCCTACACGAGCTGGAGGACCCCATTCTACTGCAGAGCTGA
- the samtor gene encoding S-adenosylmethionine sensor upstream of mTORC1 isoform X1, translating into MDPANNAETGETETELEPCYVLIPKETRCKKKEQEKLSGVVKNVHRKLRRKYREVGDFEKIWREHCEDEQTLSEYALAMRNLADNHWAKTCEGEGRIEWCRSVCQEYFQDGGMKRMLEKDEKSARLAMAMSATALSDQPYSSSIPRSIPQLGKMRLLDVGSCFNPFLKFDEFLTVGIDIVPAVESVYKCDFLNLQLQQPLQLAGDTVEAFLRQLRSPIDSLPAQLFHVVVFSLLLSYFPSPYQRWICCKKAHELLELHGLLLIITPDSSHQNRHTLMMRSWRVAVESLGFRRCKYIKFSHMHLIAFRKVSLATTSDLVSRNYPEMLYIPQDFQSPEEEDYTDVPVQVRSDFEDDQLAWGFMELPDTPYDSDSGESQSSSVPFLHELEDPILLQS; encoded by the exons ATGGACCCGGCGAACAAtgctgagacaggagagacagaaaccGAACTGGAGCCGTGCTACGTTCTCATTCCGAAAGAAACCCGGTGCAAGAAGAAGGAACAGGAAAAACTGTCCGGAGTTGTCAAGAACGTCCATAGAAAACTGCGAAGAAAATACCGAGAAG TGGGGGATTTTGAGAAGATCTGGCGAGAGCACTGTGAAGATGAACAGACTCTGAGTGAATACGCCCTGGCCATGAGGAACCTGGCTGACAACCACTGGGCCAAGACCTGCGAGGGAGAGGGACGCATCGAGTGGTGTCGCAG TGTTTGCCAGGAGTATTTTCAGGATGGTGGGATGAAAAGAATGTTGGAGAAGGATGAGAAGAGTGCCAGGCTTGCCATGGCCATGTCGGCCACAGCTCTGAGTGACCAGCCCTATAGCTCCTCTATCcccag GTCCATCCCCCAGCTTGGTAAAATGAGGCTGCTGGACGTTGGCAGCTGTTTTAACCCCTTCCTGAAGTTTGACGAGTTCCTCACAGTCGGTATTGACATAGTGCCTGCGGTCGAG AGTGTATACAAGTGTGACTTCCTCAACCTCCAGCTCCAGCAGCCTCTGCAACTGGCTGGTGACACAGTGGAAGCCTTCCTGAGACAGCTGCGTAGCCCCATTGACTCCCTGCCCGCCCAGCTCTTCCACGTAGTGGtcttctctctgctcctgtcCTACTTCCCCTCGCCTTACCAGCGCTGGATCTGCTGCAAGAAGGCCCACGAGCTGCTGGAACTGCACGGCCTGCTGCTCATCATCACCCCAGACTCCTCCCACCAGAACCGCCACACCCTCATGATGCGCAGCTGGCGTGTGGCGGTGGAGTCGCTTGGCTTCAGGCGCTGCAAGTACATCAAGTTCTCCCACATGCACCTCATCGCCTTCCGCAAGGTGTCCCTGGCCACCACCAGCGACCTGGTCAGCCGTAACTACCCCGAGATGCTCTACATTCCTCAGGACTTCCAATCCCCCGAGGAGGAGGACTACACCGACGTGCCAGTTCAGGTGCGCTCCGACTTCGAGGACGACCAGCTGGCGTGGGGCTTCATGGAGCTGCCCGACACGCCATATGACTCGGATAGCGGAGAGAGCCAGAGCAGCTCTGTGCCCTTCCTACACGAGCTGGAGGACCCCATTCTACTGCAGAGCTGA